The following are encoded together in the Candidatus Culexarchaeum yellowstonense genome:
- a CDS encoding BMP family ABC transporter substrate-binding protein, translating into MNRRVNAITRATAVIITVIIIVAAAGGFLYWYTTTGPAAPRKVKIAVVSDIGGRGDLSFNDMAFKGGDEAEKEFGIEMVELVSKVEADYVPNLEIGAKDPDVKLIVGVGFLLSDALVEVALKYPDKNFAGIDTYSQDIVKEKYPDKYPLPNLMDIKFEEHKGSALVGAVGCLLAAYYNEKGGQYPYIGGVFGIEIPVLWKFEIGYKWGCDWALKWYEKKFGRKAPIIGEDTRYGSGAEWKDGMYCPPETPGQCWYKGRVLWTYTGTFSDITKGYEAAKPMYAKGAIAVYNIAGPLGLGINQAVKEIAEARGLAMGPPFWIGVDANQDWINPGFVIVSMMKRVDKGVYYATKLVLDGKFRDVVKQYNGVLTLGIGTQVLGTPMEGISASTLKDLDEFIQMGVEAEKLTGKKVLPMSPEEIKAKVESMRKSVAPWIWDALAELEEKIRKGEVEVPLAFTKDAIDYWRGILG; encoded by the coding sequence ATGAATAGAAGGGTTAATGCAATTACTAGGGCGACTGCGGTTATCATAACCGTTATCATAATCGTGGCCGCAGCTGGAGGATTCCTCTATTGGTATACGACCACAGGGCCTGCTGCTCCGAGGAAAGTAAAGATAGCTGTTGTATCAGATATTGGTGGTAGAGGAGACCTTTCATTCAATGATATGGCCTTCAAGGGTGGAGATGAAGCTGAGAAAGAATTCGGGATAGAAATGGTGGAGCTGGTAAGTAAAGTTGAGGCAGACTATGTACCGAATCTAGAGATAGGAGCAAAGGATCCGGATGTTAAGTTGATAGTTGGAGTAGGATTCCTTCTAAGCGATGCTTTAGTAGAAGTTGCATTGAAGTATCCCGATAAAAACTTCGCAGGGATAGATACCTACTCTCAAGACATCGTTAAAGAAAAATACCCTGACAAGTATCCACTACCGAACCTCATGGATATAAAATTTGAGGAGCATAAAGGTAGTGCACTAGTTGGAGCAGTTGGATGCCTATTAGCAGCCTACTACAATGAAAAGGGAGGTCAATACCCATATATTGGAGGAGTATTCGGGATAGAAATACCAGTTCTATGGAAGTTTGAGATAGGCTATAAATGGGGATGCGATTGGGCATTAAAGTGGTATGAGAAAAAATTTGGACGTAAAGCTCCTATAATCGGAGAAGATACAAGATATGGAAGTGGAGCTGAATGGAAAGATGGGATGTATTGTCCGCCTGAAACACCTGGACAATGCTGGTATAAAGGAAGAGTATTATGGACTTATACAGGAACCTTTAGCGACATTACAAAAGGATATGAAGCAGCTAAACCGATGTATGCGAAAGGTGCGATAGCAGTATACAATATAGCTGGACCACTTGGTCTTGGAATAAATCAAGCAGTAAAGGAAATTGCTGAGGCTAGAGGTCTGGCAATGGGTCCACCATTCTGGATTGGTGTTGATGCAAACCAGGATTGGATAAACCCTGGGTTTGTAATAGTTAGTATGATGAAGAGGGTAGATAAAGGGGTCTACTATGCAACGAAGCTTGTTCTAGATGGGAAGTTCAGAGACGTTGTAAAACAATATAATGGAGTATTAACTCTTGGAATAGGCACTCAAGTTCTAGGAACACCTATGGAGGGAATATCTGCAAGTACGTTGAAAGATCTAGATGAGTTTATACAAATGGGCGTGGAAGCTGAAAAACTCACAGGTAAGAAAGTTCTCCCCATGAGCCCGGAGGAGATTAAAGCTAAAGTTGAAAGTATGCGTAAGTCTGTTGCTCCATGGATATGGGATGCTCTAGCAGAACTTGAAGAAAAGATTAGGAAAGGTGAAGTCGAAGTCCCTCTAGCATTTACAAAAGATGCTATAGACTACTGGAGAGGGATCCTCGGTTAA
- a CDS encoding PfkB family carbohydrate kinase — RQFTSEDKQYRLADELLRKLQAEIAVVKLGARGCMVAYSNGSFHIPAFHVRVLDTTGAGDAFNAGFLYGLIKNLPLREAVILGNAIGAYKCMGIGARHLPTLRDLENTFPELKDRVTLT, encoded by the coding sequence CTAGGCAGTTTACATCTGAGGATAAGCAATATAGATTAGCAGATGAACTTCTGAGAAAACTACAAGCTGAGATAGCAGTAGTGAAACTGGGGGCTAGAGGATGTATGGTGGCATATTCAAATGGCTCCTTTCATATTCCAGCATTCCATGTCAGAGTGTTAGACACGACGGGTGCAGGAGATGCATTTAATGCTGGTTTTCTTTATGGATTAATAAAGAACCTTCCTCTTAGAGAAGCTGTAATCCTAGGTAATGCTATCGGCGCTTATAAGTGTATGGGGATCGGGGCACGGCACCTACCAACATTACGAGACCTAGAAAATACCTTTCCAGAACTTAAAGATAGAGTAACCTTAACTTAA